In a single window of the Deinococcus sp. YIM 134068 genome:
- a CDS encoding tetratricopeptide repeat protein, with amino-acid sequence MRRFPVHPVLVTLALAALVTAGAQSQGAAQALYDEGKWQEAAAAAAALNTSAGLALAAEATTAGAALSPDNAKKGLFERAQGYARQAISLDKNNADAYFELARAQGRLAQYSGILRSLGLATEMKKNLDQAIRLSPNMAGAYVALGLWNANLVSKGFVATGATGASKNQITPNFEKAIALEPEVAVHRIEYANALLLQKNRAGAVAQLQKAVSLPAETFWQKRDLEEARGRLAGLQ; translated from the coding sequence ATGCGTCGATTCCCCGTTCATCCCGTCCTCGTCACCCTCGCCCTCGCCGCCCTCGTGACGGCGGGTGCCCAGAGCCAGGGGGCAGCCCAGGCCCTCTACGACGAGGGCAAATGGCAGGAGGCCGCCGCCGCCGCCGCCGCGCTGAACACGAGTGCGGGCCTCGCCCTCGCCGCCGAGGCCACCACCGCCGGGGCGGCCCTCAGCCCGGACAACGCCAAGAAGGGCCTGTTCGAGCGGGCACAGGGGTACGCCCGGCAGGCCATCTCGCTCGACAAGAACAACGCCGACGCCTACTTCGAGCTGGCGCGCGCCCAGGGCCGCCTCGCCCAGTACAGCGGCATCCTGCGGAGCCTCGGGCTGGCGACCGAGATGAAGAAGAACCTCGACCAGGCCATCCGGCTAAGTCCCAATATGGCGGGGGCTTACGTGGCGCTCGGCCTGTGGAACGCCAACCTCGTGAGCAAGGGCTTCGTGGCGACGGGCGCGACGGGCGCGAGCAAGAACCAGATCACGCCTAACTTCGAGAAGGCCATCGCCCTCGAACCCGAGGTCGCCGTCCACCGCATCGAGTACGCCAACGCCCTGCTGCTCCAGAAGAACCGCGCCGGGGCCGTTGCCCAGCTTCAGAAGGCCGTGTCCCTCCCCGCCGAGACCTTCTGGCAAAAGCGCGACCTGGAGGAG